A genomic window from Tachyglossus aculeatus isolate mTacAcu1 chromosome 9, mTacAcu1.pri, whole genome shotgun sequence includes:
- the LOC119932403 gene encoding cytohesin-interacting protein has protein sequence MSLQRLMQQQSNGTLEDYCMGPVYDPFSAPIGSSQIDNKRIQMLADTVATLPRGRKQLAVTRSSSLGDCTWPQRRLVAVEKQDNGTFGFEIQTRIQPLYNPCSSEIYTFICKVQEESPAHRSGLQMGDILANINGVNLEGFSHKQVVDLIKAAGNRLRLETVNGTAILRRSELEVKLQALKQGLRHKLVEFRSLHLQELRLLHVDEVNCPSLELEDFYLPGSPALVDTAYLIQNRFSSTSSCRSWLSSMTVDSEDSFQTCISEDSGREPVSRQTSTDDECFLSKDGDLVLRKSSLRRNRSISTASSSSMSPLWEGGGNFSSVFGTLPRKSRRGSVRKQLLRFIPGLHRAVEEEESRF, from the exons ATGTCTTTACAAAGACTTATGCAACAGCAAAGCAATGGCACTCTGGAGGACTACTGCATGGGTCCAGTTTACGACCCTTTCTCTGCGCCAATTGGGAGCTCTCAAATAGATAATAAAAGGATTCAAATGCTGGCAGATACTGTGGCAACTTTACCCCGGGGACGCAAGCAG cTTGCTGTGACCAGATCAAGCTCCTTAGGTGACTGTACCTGGCCACAGAG AAGGCTGGTTGCAGTGGAAAAACAGGACAATGGAACTTTTGGATTTGAAATTCAG ACTCGTATACAGCCGTTATACAATCCTTGCTCCTCAGAGATATACACTTTCATTTGCAAGGTGCAAGAGGAGAGTCCTGCTCACCGCTCGGGACTGCAGATGG gTGACATTCTTGCCAATATCAACGGAGTGAATTTGGAGGGTTTCAGTCACAAACAAGTGGTCGACTTGATCAAAGCAGCAGGGAACCGACTCAG GTTAGAGACAGTTAATGGAACAGCGATCCTTAGAAGGTCAGAGCTGGAAGTCAAATTGCAGGCTTTGAAG CAAGGCTTGAGGCATAAATTGGTGGAGTTCCGATCTCTGCACTTACAGGAACTACGTCTGCTTCATG TCgatgaagtgaactgcccaagccTGGAGTTAGAAGACTTTTATTTGCCTGGAAGCCCGGCCTTGGTGGACACAGCTTATTTGATCCAAAACCGTTTCTCTAGCACGAGCAGCTGCAGGAGCTGGTTGAGTTCGATGACAGTGGATAGTGAGGATAGCTTCCAGACCTGTATTTCTGAGGATTCGGGTAGAGAGCCTGTCAGCCGGCAAACCAGTACAGATGACGAATGTTTCCTCTCCAAGGACGGTGACCTGGTTCTGAGGAAATCTTCTCTGAGGAGAAACAGAAGCATCAGCACGGCAAGTAGCAGCTCAATGTCTCCCTTGTGGGAAGGTGGGGGCAACTTCTCTAGTGTATTTGGGACCCTGCCACGGAAAAGCCGAAGAGGAAGTGTCCGAAAACAGCTCTTGAGATTCATCCCCGGCCTTCACCGtgcagtggaagaagaagagagccGATTCTGA